The following are encoded in a window of Trueperaceae bacterium genomic DNA:
- a CDS encoding 1-aminocyclopropane-1-carboxylate deaminase: MANGLNLTKSFERYPLMFGATPIEELPRLSAALGGKVRLYAKREDCNSGLAFGGNKVRKLEYLVPEALAQGADTLVTIGGVQSNHTRQVAAVAAKLGLACHLVQESWVPFPDAVYDRVGNILMSRVMGATVELVDEGFDIGIRHSWERALEAIRARGGRPYAIPAGASDHPLGGLGFVNFADEVREQEAQLGITFDYVVTCSVTGSTQAGMVVGFAADDRARRVIGIDGSHTPEQTHAQILRIARATAAKVGLGREIVPEDVVLKTEYAYPAYGVPSEETNEAIRLAARTEGMMTDPVYEGKSMQGLIDLTRKGFFPDGSRVLYVHLGGVPAINAYSYLYRNG; encoded by the coding sequence ATGGCCAACGGTCTCAACCTCACGAAGAGCTTCGAGCGGTACCCGCTCATGTTCGGCGCCACCCCCATCGAGGAGCTGCCGCGCCTGTCGGCGGCCCTCGGCGGCAAGGTGCGCCTCTACGCCAAGCGCGAGGACTGCAACTCGGGGCTGGCCTTCGGCGGCAACAAGGTGAGGAAGCTCGAGTACCTCGTGCCCGAGGCGTTGGCGCAGGGCGCCGACACGCTCGTCACCATCGGCGGCGTGCAGTCGAACCACACGCGCCAGGTGGCGGCCGTGGCGGCCAAGCTCGGCCTCGCCTGCCACCTGGTGCAGGAGAGCTGGGTGCCGTTCCCCGACGCCGTCTACGACCGCGTCGGCAACATCCTCATGTCGCGCGTCATGGGAGCCACCGTCGAGCTCGTGGACGAGGGGTTCGACATCGGCATCCGCCACAGCTGGGAGCGCGCGCTCGAGGCCATCAGGGCGCGCGGCGGCAGGCCGTACGCCATCCCCGCCGGGGCGTCCGACCACCCGCTAGGCGGCCTGGGTTTCGTGAACTTCGCGGACGAGGTCCGCGAGCAGGAGGCCCAGCTCGGCATCACGTTCGACTACGTCGTCACCTGCAGCGTCACCGGCTCCACCCAGGCCGGCATGGTGGTCGGCTTCGCCGCCGACGACCGCGCCCGGCGCGTGATCGGCATCGACGGCTCCCACACCCCGGAGCAGACTCACGCGCAGATCCTGCGCATCGCGCGCGCCACGGCGGCCAAGGTGGGGTTGGGCCGCGAGATCGTCCCCGAGGACGTGGTCCTGAAGACCGAGTACGCCTACCCCGCCTACGGCGTCCCCTCCGAGGAGACCAACGAGGCCATCCGCCTGGCCGCCCGCACCGAGGGCATGATGACCGACCCCGTCTACGAGGGCAAGTCCATGCAGGGCCTCATCGACCTGACCCGCAAGGGCTTCTTCCCCGACGGCTCGCGCGTGCTGTACGTGCACCTTGGCGGGGTGCCCGCCATCAACGCCTACAGCTACCTCTACAGGAACGGCTGA